The Chloroflexia bacterium SDU3-3 sequence CGAAGCGCGCCCTCTTCCATATTGCCCGTGTTCACGCCGATCCACATCAGCATCTCGCGCAGCTTCTGGAAGAAGATCTTGGCCTCGGCGGGCGAGGAGATGTCCGGCTCGGAGACGATCTCCATCAGCGGGACACCAGCGCGGTTGAAGTTGACCAGCGTCGAGCGATCCGGCTGGTGGATGCTCTTGGCCGTGTCCTCCTCGATATGCACGCGGGTCAGGCCGATGCGCTTCGGGCCGTGGTCGCCCTCGATCTCGATCCACCCCGCCACGCAGATCGGGTCGTCGTACTGCGTCCGCTGGTAGGAGGACGGCAGATCCGGGTAGAAGTAGTTCTTCCGGCTGATAATATTTTCGTGCTGGATCCGGCAGTTGAGCGCCTGCCCCGTCAGCACCGCCAGCTCGATGGCGTGGCGGTTGATCACCGGCAGCGCCCCAGGCAGGCCCAGGCACACAGGGCAGACATGAGTATTCGGCGCGGCGCTCGCGTATTCGGCGCTACACCCGCAGAACATCTTCGAGCTCGTCAGGATCTGAGCGTGAACCTCAAGGCCGATTGTGACCTCGTACTCCATAACGTGTCTCCATACACAGCAACTTGAGGCAATTATAGCACGCCTTTTCAAGGCCACCGCCAGCGCACAGGGCTGTAGCGCCCTGCGCGCTGGCGCGACTCACCTAACGACCTCGATGCTTCGCCAGCGCCTTCTCCTTGGCTCGCTGGCGCTTGTAGTCGGCCAGGGCCTCGCGCTGGGCGCGGCTCTGGGTCTTGCGCTCGCACTTGTGCTGCTCCAGCTGCTGGCGCAGCACATCCTGGGCCTTGGTGGAGATGCCGCGCTCGGCCAGGGCGCGGGCGGCCTCGCGGGCCTGGCGCTTGGGGCTGGGCCTGCGCTCCTGGGCGGGGGCCGCATCCGCCGCCGCAGGCGGGGCCGCCGCCAGCAACGCGGTATATGGCCCCAGCACAAAGGCCAGTACCTCCGGCCCGCTCGGCTCGGCCCCAAACACGTGCCGCGCTACCCGCAGCGTGTCGCCGCATGCCTCCTCGATCACGCCCACCCACCAGGGGTCGGCAAAGTACACCGTCAGCGTGCTCATGTGATTCCTCCCTTTGACGCACATGCGCGCCGGACAACCCAGGGAGGGCAGGTTACTGACAGCCCCAGCGGCTGCGCCCGGACTACCAACCGGACCGTGTTTTTACGCGCAAGGAAAGTATAGGCAGGCGCAGGGCGGGCCGCAACCACCCCAGGGCCGACCATGCTACAATAGCGCCATGAAACGCACATTTTACGAAGACTACGCCATCGGCGACACCTTCACCACGCCCGCACGCACCATCACCGAGGCCGACGTGGTGGCCTTCGCCGGGCTGACCGGCGACTACAACCGGCTGCACACCGACGCCGAGTATATGCGCGATTCTGCATTCGGCGAGCGGATTGCCCACGGGCTGTTAGGCCTATCCATTGTCAACGGGCTGAAGTACCGCACCGACATCGACTCCGACGGCATCATCGCCTTCCTCGGCCTCAGCTGGAAGTTCAGCGCGCCGATCAAGTTCGGCGACACCATCCACGCCACGCTCCAGATCAGCGCCATGCGCGAGACCAGCAAGCTCGACCGTGGCATCATCATCAAGCAGGTGCGCGTGCTCAACCAGCGCGGCGAGCTGGTGCAAGAGGGCGAGTTCACCATGATGGTCAAGCGGCGCGAGGGCTAGGCAGATCGCACGCGGCACAAAAAGACGCCCTGGCAGCAGCAAAGCCGCCAGGGCGTCTATCATGATGCCCGCGCTAGTCGCCCGTACCCTTGCGCGGCGATTCGGATGGATTGATCCGGCCTGTGGCCAGCACCGCCTCCGACTGCGCCAGATTGGGCGTCGGCGGCTTGACCAGGATCTTGTCGATGCGCCGACCGTCCATGTCGATCACCTCGAAGGTGAAGCCCTGCCACACATGCTTGGCCCCCACGTTGGGGATATGCCCCAGCAGCGAGAGCAAGAAGCCCGCGAAGGTCTCGAAATCGCTCTCGCGCCCGCGCTCGCCATCCGGCAGGTTCAGGCGCTCGACCGCCTCGGGGAAGGGCAGCAGACCGTCGACGAGGAACGTGCCGTCGTCGCGGGCCACCACAGCCTCCTCGGCCTCGTCGTACTCATCCTGAAGCTCGCCCACCAGCTCCTCAAGCATATCTTCCATGGAAAGCACGCCAGCCACCTGGCCGTACTCATCCAGCACCATCGCTAGGCCGATCCGGCTCTGCTTCAGCTGCTGGAACGCCACCATCGCGCGCTGGCCCTCCAGCACATACAGTGGCTGGCGCAGCTTCTGGTGCAGATCCAGCGCCTCGCCCTGGCCCCAGTCGCGCAGCAGATCCTTGGCGTGCAGGATGCCCAGCACGTGGTCGAGCGTCTCCTCGTACACCGGGATGCGCGAGTAGCCAGAGGAGGTAATCGTCTCCACCACCTCGCTGATCGGCGTGCCCAGCTCGATCGCCACCACCTGGGTGCGCGGGGTCATCAGCGAGCGCACGGTGCGGTCGGTGAAGGTGAACACGCTGTTGATGAACTCCTGCTCGGATGCCTCCAGCGTGCCCTCTTCCGCGCCCTCGCGCACCAGGGCGATCACATCATCCTCGGTGATCGGCGTCTCCGCCACGTTATGTCGCCCAAGCAGCCGCAGCACCACATCCGCCGAGAGTGTGAGAAACCACACCACCGGCGCGGCCAGGCGCGAGAGCATCTGCATCACCGGCGCGACCGCCTGGGCCATGCCCTCGGCGCCCTGGAGCGCCAGGCGCTTGGGCACCAGCTCGCCGATGATCAGCGACAGGTAGCTGATCAGGATGACCACCACTGTGAACGCCAGCGCATCGGCGTAGGGGGCAAGTATCGGAATTGCATGCAGCTGGGGGGCGAGCGCAGAGGAAAGGCTCTGGCCACCAAACGCTGCGGCAAAGGTGCCAATGACGGTAATGCCCACCTGCACGGTGGAAAGAAAGCGGTTTGGGTTTTCCGCAAGCTCAAGTGCTGCTGCTGCCCCGCGATTCCCCTCGTTCGCGCGCTGCTCAAGGCGGTTCTTACGCGCCGAGACGACCGCGATCTCTGAGGCGGCGAAGAAGCCATTCGCCAACATCAGCACCACCACGATTATCGCTTCTACCCACACGCCTTCAGACATAGTTCCTCCCTAACGTAAAGTACATACTCGTCAACACAGCACTAAGAGTACCACAAAATAATGGCATTCTTCTCACAAAAACGGTCATAGAAAAAGCGCGCGCCGCATCGGGATGCGGCGCGCGCTTGCGAAAAAGAGCAAGCGGGGGTTAGTCGAGGTAGGCCTGGAGCTGTGCGCCCACATCGGGGGCGCGCAGGTGGCGCAGCGCATCGGCCTCGATCTGGCGGGTACGCTCGCGGGTGATGCCAAACGCCACGCCGACCTCCTCAAGCGTGTGGCGGCGGCCATCCTCAAGGCCGTAGCGCAGCCGTAGGATCTTGCGCTCGCGCTCGGGCAGGGCCGCCAAGGCGCGCGAGAGGTCGTGCTCCATCATGCGCTGGGCCGCGATCTCCACCGGCGTCTCCGACGACTCGTCGGCCAGCAGCTCGCTCACTAGGCCCTCGCCATCATTGCCCAGCGGCTGCTCAAGCGAGATAGGCTGCGAGGCGGCCTGCATCAGGCGGCGCACCTTGCGCAGGCTCGTGCCCAGGGCCTCGGCGATCTCCTCGGGGGTTGGCTCGCGCTCGAACTGCTGCTCAAGCTGGCGCGAGATGCGGCGGAGCTGGCCAATTGACTCACTGAGGTGGACAGGCAGGCGGATGAGGCGGCTCTGCTCGGCGATCGCGCGCGTGATGGCCTGGCGGATCCACCAGGTGGCATAGGTGGAGAAGCGGTTGCCCTTGGTGTAGTCGAACTTCTCGACGGCGCGCATCAGGCCGATGTTGCCCTCTTGCACCAGATCCATGAACGAGAGCGGGCTGCCGATGTACTTCTTGGCGATGCTCACCACCAGCCGCAGGTTGGCCTGGATGAGCTGGCGGCGCGCGTCGTCGCCACGGATCACATCGCGGTCGAGCGCCACACGCTCGCCGATCGAGGACCACTCCTTGCGGTTGAGCCGGCCCTGGGCCGACTGGCCGCGCGCGATCTCCTCGGCCAGCGCCAGCTCGTTGGCGGCATTCAGCAGCGAGACCTGGCCGATCTCACGCAGGTACATCTGGACCGAGTCTTCCACCGACTCAGTGAAGCGTTTTGGGCCTACAGATACCGGAACATCTTCATTCCAAGCAAGGTCGTGGTCGTCGACAGTGTTGGATTTGTGGAAGTCGTCTGACTGCATTTGGGGGTAACGCATCGTCATCGCTTGATCTCCACTAGTGGCAGTGCGCCAAGGTAGTGCATTAAACCGTCGCCGACATACGATCACGGGATGGATGTCATAAGCATCGAGGCTTATTTATCTACGTGCCCAACGAAGAAGTGGCAGTATTGCAACGGTCTTGCATAGATACCGCTGGATAGGCAGGGAAGTTGCGGCCTGTTCCTCTGTGCTCCTAACAGCGGCCCAACCCCCGAGCAGATTCGCTTCGACACGATTTTTGGCTTGGTAGATTGGAAAAAGGTGACTTTTACCGTGGTGCTACTGTACACCAGAATGGTCGAGGTGAGAGGATAAAAAAAAGCAAGATTCCAACCACCTTGATCAAGAAATCTTGCGCTGGGAAAAATGGCGATTGAAAAGCAGGAGCGGCTTACAGGTATTAAAATACCATGAATATGCAGAAAAAACAAAAACGGGTAGAAGATCGCCCTTCACCCGTTTCATCGTTTTAATCTTTTTTAAGAAATAAACGGCCTGGTGACACGTGACAGCCTAGGCTTGACGGTCAAGCACGAACTGTAAGATCTCGGTGCATGCCGTTCGCGCGGGCGATGGCCCGAACCGATCGAGTGCCTGCAACGCACGTTCAGCGGAGGCGTGGGCCTCGGCCATGGCGCGCTGGATGCCGCCAGCGCGGATCACCGCATCGACCAGGGCTGGCACATCGTCGGGGTGGGGGATGGGGCTATGCACCAGCGGCTGCAGCCCGGGCTGCTTGCCATAGGCCACCGCATAGATCAGCGGCAGGGTCAGCGTGCCCTCGCGCAGATCGTTGCCCGCTGGCTTGCCCAGCTTGGCCTCGTCGCCGATGAAGTCGAGCACATCATCCACGATCTGGAAGGCCATGCCCAGCTCGTAGCCGAACACGCCCATGGCCTCGATCTCGGCATCGCTGCCACCTGCCACGGCGATGCCAGCCTTACAGGCCGCCACAAACAGCGCCCCGGTCTTGGCGGCGATCTTGCGTCGGTACTGCTCCAGCGCCACATCCAGCGGCACCAGCTGGGTCACCGGGTGAAGCTCGCCCTCAACCACGGTAAGCGCGGCCTCGGCGTAGAAGCGGATGATCCGTGGATCTGGCTCGAAGGCCAGCTCGCTGGCCGAAACGGCGAAGAGGTAATCGCCTAACATCAGAGCAACCTGATTATCCCACTGCGCATGCACGGTCTTGCGGCCACGCCGCTGGTCGGTGTGATCGACCAGATCGTCGTGCACCAGCGATGCGCCGTGCAGCATCTCGACAGCGACAGCCGGGTGCAGCGCGCGCACCAGATCGTACTGGCCCAGCCGCGCCGACAGCAGCACAAGCGCGGCGCGCAGGCGCTTGCCGCCTGCGGCCACGGTATAGCGGCCCGCCGCAGTGAGCAGCGCCGACCGCGAGCCAGCGCGATCCATGAGGCGCTGCTCGACCGCCCGAAGGTCGTTCGTGAGGTTCGCCCGCTGGAAAATGTCCGACAGCGTCGGCGAATGCTTTGGCATAACTGCGAATGCCACCTTGGCCTCGCGCGCCGTCTCCAGTCGTGGAAACACCATCGCGGGCACCCTTTCTCGTGTTAACGCACGCCCGTCATGCGCCATACAATGTTAATTATATCACAATCGGCCACATGTAGACGGTGCTCCTACATGTTCCGAGCGTACCATTACCGCATCGAGACCTGCTCGATCCGAGGCACCACCAGCGCATGCGCTTCCTAGCAAGGCAGACCGTGTGGCTGATATCGCACCGTTGGATTATACACTATGCCAGCACCAAAACCGTAGATGTTGACGCTAAGAAACCAGCCAAGGCCAAATCATGGCACGACCCTTGCCTATGCCAGCGCAGAACCCGCCGTGTGAAATGATCGAGCATACCCTATGTCTGCCTCTCAGAACGGCACCCCAAGCGCCCAGCCAGAGCCTGCCACACCGGCCTGGCAGCGGGTGCCGCTACGCCAGATCGCACTGGGCACTGCACTGGTCGCGCTGATCGTGTGCGGCTGCGTGCTGGTGCTGGCGCTGCGCTCTGTCTTCCTGCTGCTCTTCCTAGGGATTGTGCTGGCCACCGCGCTCAGCCCGCTGTTCGAGCGGCTGCGGGCGGCGGGCCTCTCGCGCAATCTAGCGGCCATCACCACCTTCCTGCTGCTGCTGACTTTCCTGGGCGGGGTGCTGGCCCTGATCATCCCCTTCTTTGTCGCCCAGCTGGGGGCCGCCGCCACCAGCCTGCCACAGCGCTACGCCTCCTTCCTCGATATGCTGGCCCACGCACCGTTTCGGCTGGTGCGCGATCTGCGCCCGCTGCTGCCAAACGACCCGTTCGTGCCCATGCAGGGCGACGGGGCGCTCTCGCCCGATATGGGCGAGGCGCTGCCGCCGCTGCTGCGCGGGCTGGCATCGGGCGCGCTGGTGCTGCTGCTCAGCTTCTACTGGCTGAGCTACCGTGCGCTGGCCATCCAGTCGGTCGCGCTGCTCATCCCGCTGAACCTGCGCACCCAGGCCACCGAGATCTGGAACGAGATCGAGGCGAAGATCGGCGCGTTTGTGCGCGGGCTGGCCATCCTCAGCATCAGCATCGCGGTGCTCTCGTTTGCGGGCTACAGTCTGATCGGCCTGCCCGGCGCACTCACCATTGCGCTGATCGCCGGGCTGCTTGAGGCCGTGCCCTATGTGGGCGCACTGGTGACCATGGTGATCGCAGCGATGGTAGGGCTGGCGATCTCGCCCGAGAAGGCGCTGCTGGCCGTGGTGGTGGCAAATATCGTGCAGGCAATCGAGGGGTCGATCGTGGTGCCGCGCGCGATGGACCG is a genomic window containing:
- a CDS encoding HlyC/CorC family transporter produces the protein MSEGVWVEAIIVVVLMLANGFFAASEIAVVSARKNRLEQRANEGNRGAAAALELAENPNRFLSTVQVGITVIGTFAAAFGGQSLSSALAPQLHAIPILAPYADALAFTVVVILISYLSLIIGELVPKRLALQGAEGMAQAVAPVMQMLSRLAAPVVWFLTLSADVVLRLLGRHNVAETPITEDDVIALVREGAEEGTLEASEQEFINSVFTFTDRTVRSLMTPRTQVVAIELGTPISEVVETITSSGYSRIPVYEETLDHVLGILHAKDLLRDWGQGEALDLHQKLRQPLYVLEGQRAMVAFQQLKQSRIGLAMVLDEYGQVAGVLSMEDMLEELVGELQDEYDEAEEAVVARDDGTFLVDGLLPFPEAVERLNLPDGERGRESDFETFAGFLLSLLGHIPNVGAKHVWQGFTFEVIDMDGRRIDKILVKPPTPNLAQSEAVLATGRINPSESPRKGTGD
- a CDS encoding sigma-70 family RNA polymerase sigma factor, with amino-acid sequence MRYPQMQSDDFHKSNTVDDHDLAWNEDVPVSVGPKRFTESVEDSVQMYLREIGQVSLLNAANELALAEEIARGQSAQGRLNRKEWSSIGERVALDRDVIRGDDARRQLIQANLRLVVSIAKKYIGSPLSFMDLVQEGNIGLMRAVEKFDYTKGNRFSTYATWWIRQAITRAIAEQSRLIRLPVHLSESIGQLRRISRQLEQQFEREPTPEEIAEALGTSLRKVRRLMQAASQPISLEQPLGNDGEGLVSELLADESSETPVEIAAQRMMEHDLSRALAALPERERKILRLRYGLEDGRRHTLEEVGVAFGITRERTRQIEADALRHLRAPDVGAQLQAYLD
- a CDS encoding dehydratase, with the translated sequence MKRTFYEDYAIGDTFTTPARTITEADVVAFAGLTGDYNRLHTDAEYMRDSAFGERIAHGLLGLSIVNGLKYRTDIDSDGIIAFLGLSWKFSAPIKFGDTIHATLQISAMRETSKLDRGIIIKQVRVLNQRGELVQEGEFTMMVKRREG
- a CDS encoding YjdF family protein translates to MSTLTVYFADPWWVGVIEEACGDTLRVARHVFGAEPSGPEVLAFVLGPYTALLAAAPPAAADAAPAQERRPSPKRQAREAARALAERGISTKAQDVLRQQLEQHKCERKTQSRAQREALADYKRQRAKEKALAKHRGR
- a CDS encoding AI-2E family transporter, whose product is MSASQNGTPSAQPEPATPAWQRVPLRQIALGTALVALIVCGCVLVLALRSVFLLLFLGIVLATALSPLFERLRAAGLSRNLAAITTFLLLLTFLGGVLALIIPFFVAQLGAAATSLPQRYASFLDMLAHAPFRLVRDLRPLLPNDPFVPMQGDGALSPDMGEALPPLLRGLASGALVLLLSFYWLSYRALAIQSVALLIPLNLRTQATEIWNEIEAKIGAFVRGLAILSISIAVLSFAGYSLIGLPGALTIALIAGLLEAVPYVGALVTMVIAAMVGLAISPEKALLAVVVANIVQAIEGSIVVPRAMDRTVGVNPVVTLLALALFGELFGLVGALLAVPLAAALQVLLDRFVLRGPAPESMEIGGRDQLALLRYRAQDLASDLRQQVRSKGAEITPEADAGEEELESILTDLDSVLSAAQEQTP
- a CDS encoding polyprenyl synthetase family protein, which encodes MVFPRLETAREAKVAFAVMPKHSPTLSDIFQRANLTNDLRAVEQRLMDRAGSRSALLTAAGRYTVAAGGKRLRAALVLLSARLGQYDLVRALHPAVAVEMLHGASLVHDDLVDHTDQRRGRKTVHAQWDNQVALMLGDYLFAVSASELAFEPDPRIIRFYAEAALTVVEGELHPVTQLVPLDVALEQYRRKIAAKTGALFVAACKAGIAVAGGSDAEIEAMGVFGYELGMAFQIVDDVLDFIGDEAKLGKPAGNDLREGTLTLPLIYAVAYGKQPGLQPLVHSPIPHPDDVPALVDAVIRAGGIQRAMAEAHASAERALQALDRFGPSPARTACTEILQFVLDRQA